A genomic region of Tigriopus californicus strain San Diego chromosome 1, Tcal_SD_v2.1, whole genome shotgun sequence contains the following coding sequences:
- the LOC131884280 gene encoding major facilitator superfamily domain-containing protein 6-like gives MSISNENYDVGGTGGALFAESGPKKIPTKGAQALGDEYKAPPGLPGWKQPSYDDDDRVDPASLKNPMSGPAASILSRFFPDPVDQSLALAKFFYFFFFAAFGSLLPLLGVYFKQQGMDASQCGFLMGIRAIIEYLATPFWNKMSGRFQKGKIMLLIAVGSWIVFTLPIGFIHPPVVSCKYFNGTQYLLKLPKTEERTKRSVEDAWDNYPESDLDWLTPDTVDELPRALPLASGMNNLRMKRGIYDHRWAPGYVVGTSPQAIMFTYNYNENKHKEWVSPAYSNEVFERAGVHKVFFLITLLVIIGEFFSSPAIALADSAVITLLGEQHQDRYGKQRMWGSIGWAATMFFMGMVLDHSHFEHSKCDPHDGQKNYHVCFFVFAFLMFLAFLVATQIPFRYSVVPTNNVPMTTMPQQQLNGEGKSQHPKKSDQGESLKNMAEKTKVFAMQLRSMPEFNAVFKAMANIRLLTFMLVAWIMGIGMGLIFTFLFWHLQDFGGGPTLFGIASVINHISEMAAFFYSFKIINKFGHIKVLAAGLLCSCIRFLYISFITWPWLVLPFEFVQGITHAAMWAACCSFITHNTDAKLRSSAQGFLQGIHHGFGKFCGAVFGGMLIKTNGTVAVFRAYGFTCLVVLVIFIAVNFYNRSEGELNGDLSQDFDPRTAESVGTHLTPHGVPSGGMSRALSNTTLEQPNMETDTSAPNLGVPGAAQNPFLADAAMADANNPFSYNVQGQRIGGATESEDQYYGRGYSQAQSGYSSSGFGLQ, from the exons ATGTCGATCTCCAATGAGAACTACGATGTGGGCGGAACAGGTGGAGCTCTTTTTGCCGAAAGCGGCCCCAAAAAGATCCCCACCAAAGGAGCACAGGCACTTGGTGATGAATACAAGGCTCCTCCAGGGCTTCCCGGTTGGAAACAGCCCAGttacgatgatgatgaccggGTGGATCCAGCCTCTTTGAAAAATCCAATGTCGGGCCCGGCCGCCAGCATCTTGTCCCGATTCTTCCCCGATCCCGTTGATCAAagcttggccttggccaaatttttttacttcttcttctttgccgCTTTTGGTTCATTGCTGCCTTTGCTGGGTGTCTACTTCAAGCAACAAGGAATGGATGCCAGCCAATGCGGTTTTCTTATGGGAATCCGGGCCATCATCGAGTACCTTGCCACTCcattttggaataaaatgTCCGGCAG ATTCCAAAAGGGCAAAATCATGTTGCTGATAGCGGTTGGCTCTTGGATTGTGTTCACCTTGCCCATTGGGTTTATCCACCCTCCAGTGGTCTCGTGCAAGTACTTCAACGGTACCCAATACCTCTTGAAGCTACCCAAGACTGAGGAGAGGACTAAACGAAGTGTGGAGGATGCTTGGGACAATTACCCAGAATCCGATTTAGACTGGCTGACTCCAGACACCGTGGATGAACTACCTCGAGCCCTTCCCTTAGCCTCGGGTATGAATAATTTGCGAATGAAACGCGGAATTTACGATCACCGATGGGCTCCTGGTTACGTCGTTGGAACCTCTCCCCAAGCCATTATGTTTACCTACAACTACAACGAGAATAAGCACAAGGAATGGGTCTCCCCTGCTTACAGTAATGAAGTCTTTGAACGAGCCGGTGTGCATAAGGTGTTCTTCCTCATCACACTCCTAGTCATCATTGGAGAGTTCTTCAG TTCACCGGCAATTGCGTTGGCAGATTCGGCGGTCATCACTCTGTTGGGCGAGCAACATCAGGATCGGTATGGCAAACAGCGAATGTGGGGGTCCATTGGCTGGGCAGCCACAATGTTCTTCATGGGCATGGTGCTGGACCACTCCCACTTTGAGCACTCCAAATGCGACCCTCACGATGGCCAAAAGAACTACCATGTGTGCTTCTTCGTTTTCGCGTTCCTAatgttcttggcatttctgGTGGCGACCCAGATCCCGTTCCGTTACTCCGTGGTTCCCACTAACAACGTGCCAATGACGACCATGCCACAGCAACAACTAAATGGAGAAGGGAAATCGCAACATCCGAAGAAGTCCGACCAGGGCGAGAGCCTCAAGAACATGGCAGAGAAGACCAAGGTGTTTGCCATGCAATTGCGTTCCATGCCAGAATTCAACGCCGTGTTTAAGGCCATGGCCAATATACGCCTCCTGACTTTTATGCTCGTGGCTTGGATCATGGGCATTGGAATGGGTctcatttttacatttctgtTCTGGCATCTCCAAGATTTCGGAGGTGGTCCCACTTTGTTCGGTATTGCCTCAGTCATCAATCACATATCCGAAATGGCAGCGTTTTTCTACAGCTTTAAAATCATCAACAAATTCGGTCACATTAAG GTTCTGGCAGCAGGGCTCTTGTGCAGCTGTATTCGCTTCCTGTATATTTCGTTCATCACGTGGCCGTGGCTAGTGCTGCCTTTCGAATTCGTTCAAG GCATCACCCACGCTGCCATGTGGGCGGCCTGTTGTTCCTTTATCACTCACAACACAGACGCGAAACTTCGATCCTCTGCTCAAGGGTTCTTGCAGGGCATTCACCACGGATTTGGAAAGTTCTGCGGAGCCGTCTTTGGCGGCATGCTTATCAAAACCAATG GAACCGTGGCTGTCTTCCGCGCTTATGGATTCACTTGTTTGGTCGTGTTGGTCATCTTCATTGCTGTCAATTTCTATAACCGAAGTGAAGGAGAATTGAACGGAGACTTGTCCCAAGACTTTGATCCTCGCACC GCCGAGAGTGTGGGTACTCATCTGACTCCACATGGTGTTCCAAGCGGTGGAATGTCCCGAGCGCTCTCCAATACCACCTTGGAGCAACCGAACATGGAAACCGACACTTCCGCCCCCAATTTGGGTGTTCCGG